The following proteins are encoded in a genomic region of Hippopotamus amphibius kiboko isolate mHipAmp2 chromosome 8, mHipAmp2.hap2, whole genome shotgun sequence:
- the LOC130859630 gene encoding olfactory receptor 6B2: MRGENVTKVSAFILVGFPTAPRLQYLLFLLFLLTYLFVLLENLAVILTVWGSSSLHRPMYYFLGIMSSLEIWYVSDIIPKMLDVFLLQHRRISFVGCMTQLYFFSSLVCTECVLLACMAYDRYVAICHPLRYQAIMTTGLCVQLVAFSFVSGFTVSVIKVHFISSATFCGSNVLNHFFCDISPILKLACTDFSTAELVDFILAFIIMVFPLVATMLSYGHITLAVLRIPSATGRWRAFSTCASHLTVVTIFYMAMIFMYVRPQAIDSRSSNKLISAVYTVLTPIINPLIYCLRNKEFKDGFKKVLDLGQLSQ, translated from the coding sequence ATGAGGGGGGAGAACGTGACCAAGGTCAGCGCGTTCATCCTGGTGGGCTTCCCCACGGCCCCCCGGCTGCAGtacctgctcttcctcctcttcctgctcacCTACCTCTTCGTGCTGCTGGAGAACCTGGCCGTCATCCTCACCGTCTGGGGCAGCTCCTCCCTGCACAGGCCCATGTACTACTTTCTGGGCATCATGTCATCCCTGGAGATCTGGTACGTGTCTGACATCATCCCTAAGATGCTGGACGTCTTCCTCCTGCAGCACAGGCGCATCTCCTTCGTTGGCTGCATGACTCAGCTCTACTTCTTCAGCTCCCTGGTGTGCACCGAGTGCGTGCTCCTGGCCTGCATGGCCTAcgaccgctacgtggccatctgccaccccctgcgCTACCAGGCCATCATGACCACGGGGCTGTGCGTCCAGCTGGTGGCCTTCTCCTTCGTCAGCGGCTTCACCGTCTCCGTGATCAAGGTCCACTTTATCTCCAGCGCCACATTCTGTGGCTCCAATGTCCTGaaccacttcttctgtgacatCTCCCCCATCCTCAAACTGGCCTGCACGGACTTCTCGACTGCAGAGCTGGTCGACTTCATCCTGGCCTTCATCATCATGGTGTTCCCGCTCGTGGCCACGATGCTGTCCTATGGACACATCACCCTGGCCGTCCTGCGCATCCCCTCGGCCACGGGCCGCTGGCGAGCCTTCTCCACCTGCGCCTCCCACCTCACCGTGGTCACCATCTTCTACATGGCCATGATCTTCATGTACGTCCGGCCCCAGGCCATTGACTCCCGGAGCTCCAACAAGCTCATCTCTGCTGTTTACACTGTCCTCACCCCAATCATCAACCCCTTGATCTACTGTCTGAGGAACAAAGAATTCAAGGACGGCTTTAAAAAAGTTCTGGACTTAGGTCAACTTTCACAGTAG